TTTAATAATATTTCCTGTGATCATTTTACCATCTCAACCCCAATAACTCTTTTAATAAGTGCATTCATTGGGTCAGTTTCTCTTTTATGTGAACCTGACTTATCGGGTACTTCTATTATCATTGGTAATGCTGTTGATTCACTGTATTTTGTGATATCATCACGTAATTCATCACCAATTTTTTCTGTAGTTATGATGATTGCATATTCATCATCAACTAATTGCTTTAAAGTAGCTTTTGATTCTTCTTTGTTATGTACAGGGAATCCACTTTTGATTCCACCTAACATAAAACCAGTTACTGTATCTGGATCTGCCATTATAGCTATATTATTTTTCATAATAACATCTCCTTAATTTCGGAACTAGGTATTGAGTTTCCTCTTTTACTTCTTGCAATAATTTTTAGATTTTTAATTTCAGTTTCTTTTTTATTTAAGAAACCAATGATTGGACCTACTCCGAATGGTTTTTTCTTAAATATGTTATTTGCCATATCTCTTTCGTATCCATCTAATGCGTCATCAAA
The genomic region above belongs to Methanosphaera sp. and contains:
- a CDS encoding V-type ATP synthase subunit F; protein product: MKNNIAIMADPDTVTGFMLGGIKSGFPVHNKEESKATLKQLVDDEYAIIITTEKIGDELRDDITKYSESTALPMIIEVPDKSGSHKRETDPMNALIKRVIGVEMVK